The following DNA comes from Neoarius graeffei isolate fNeoGra1 chromosome 25, fNeoGra1.pri, whole genome shotgun sequence.
TTAACAAAATGCAATAAGATAATCAGCAATAAGGAAAAGTGTAAATAACTCACCTAATGCCTTTTGCTGTTGGGAAGCAACTTTGTTTTGGTCAGAACAaggtcttctgtatttaacgtgtGTCTTTACCCTGAAGGTCCTATAAAAACTCTCCCAGACGAGCCCTCCAGCACACTGCTTTGTATCGTCTGAAAGAATCACTCACCATGTCTCTTTTTATCATGGGCGTTTCTCGGCAAGTTGCAACATGTAGTAGCCAAAGCTGCATTGAAACTCCATCCTGTAGAAGAATTTATAATTAATCACTAAATGTACTTTGTCGGGTTGAAATGTtgggaaaaaaaatctgccagtaTAGAAATATTTTATTCCTCAAGACTTATGATTTCAAAGACTGAAATATGCTTTGACTTACTGACAGTGTAGTCAGTTTAGGAATTATAGCCTTCAAGTCTGCAGCAACATGAAAAGAAGCGTAGATTTGATGATCATAATAAATAATGTATCtagctatccatccattcatctatccattagctataccatttatccatcagggtcatgggggaagctggcgcTAATCTCAGCTggcttcaggtgagaggtgggatacaccctgggcaggtcgcccaaCTATCACAAGGCAAACACagaaatgaacaaccattcacattcacaggcaatttaaagtagccagttaacctaatccacatgtctttggactgtgggacgaAACCCGAGTACCTGAAAGAAactcacacaggcacagggagaacatgcaaactccacacagaaagaccccagtcagctGCGAagtctgaacccagaaccttcttgctgtggggcaacagtgctaaccattgcaccaccatgtaTGCATcaattttttctgtatttttaataTGCACAAATATTTATACTGCATGTTCCAGCAAAATATAACATACAGTCAACTATTCCATGGCATAAACTCTTTCTGAATTCTTGAAAAGATTTTTGAGTAGATATAACTTTGTATAGTTAAGGATTTTGAACTTCTTAAAATGATTCTGGTTTGGTATAAATAAATACTTCTTTGTCTCACAAAGTTACATTTGTCTCAGAATACAGGTTTAATCAAGTTTTTAATATTTAAGTCAAGTCATGTCAATGTGGCCTCAGCCGAGCTATATGCCTGGTGGCCCAGTCATCACAATTGTTGATACACGATGTTAGTTTAGAGAGACTCTGAGCCCCAGTGTCCCTCATTAGTGTGTCTAGAAAGGTGACTGGAGAGCAGCCTGTCCTCAGATGACCATGGGTTGGGCACCACAGCACCAGCTGACTTGCGGGAAGGTCAGGGTGGCGATAGCAATAACCAGCAAGGCCAAGTCTCCTGTAGCCGATCTTGTCTGAAATATGGGGGATATCACTGTACAGCTCCGAACTGGTGATATGGTCTCTCCAGCTGATGTTAATGAGTGAGTGCTAATGAGTGAGTGTTAATGATGACTAAAAGTatatcaccctaggccttcttgaaggccaacgtgagcttaactgtGAGTCAGTGCAGCAGTaatgtcaccttccagctggtgtagcgttcatcagtagtgttagcgaatgctaataaagcagtcaagccagtgctctctatcgagagcaagtagcacagcctaaagactgagaaactaagatttctatctccagagtcttcttccatgctgcatgctCATGACAGTATTTTTTACTcagacttcagtattcatttccctgtgtaatttacttagttcagAACAACATTTATGAACATATAATCGCAAgcaatttagggatttcaccatcaacaattcattatatcaataaaagattcagAGATATCTCTGCACACAATGGGTAAAGTGAAAAACCAACACTGAATACCTGTGCCCTTTGATCCCTCAGGTGGCACGCCATTAAAAACCAACGTGACTGGAGAAAGGTGTGGCAGCAAGGGTGTAGTCGAGCATcggctgtgaacggcgaggagtccggttgaaccagtaggtaacataACACAAGTTACACCTGTGTGTAATTACTGAAAATTACTACATGGGcttggaacacttcagaaaaccattgttggTAAATGCAGTTTGTTGCTGCGTCTACCATGCATAACGAAAGCaatatatcaacaacatccagaaacaccactaAATACTTTGGACCCAAGCTCATCTGAGCTGGATTGACACAAAATGGAAAAGTGTGCTCTGGTCTGACAATTCCACATTTGGAACTGTTTTTGAAGTCATGGACattgtgtcctccaggctaaagaggaaaagcaCCACCCAGATTGTTACCAGTACAAAGTTCAAAACCCAGCATCTGTAATGTTATGGGGGTGTCTTCGTgtccatggcatgggtaacttgcacatttgtgaaggcagcattaatgctgaaagtTACAAACAGGTTTTTGGACCAACATGTGCTGCCATCCACATGACATCTTTTTCATGGATGTCCCTATTTATTCCGGCAAGACAATTCCAAGCCACACtctgcacatgttacaacagTCTGGCCTTGtggtaaaagagtgcaggtgctaaactggcctgcctgctacCCATTGAAAATGTGAGGCGCATTATGAGgggcaaaatacaaaatacaatggTGTCCCCAGACTGGTGAGCAACTGaagttgtatatcaagcaagaatgaaaAATAATTTCACGCTCAAAgcttcaacaattagtgtcctcaatTCCCAAATGTGCTGATGTAACATTGTGGTAAAAATACCCCTTtccaaacttttttttggaatatgttgcaggcatcaaattcagaatgtgtgtatatttacaaaatcaACAAAGTTTAtctgtttgaacattaaatattgtCTTTGGatggtattcaattgaatataggttgaaaagggttggcaaatcattgcattctgtttttatttacattttacacaacatcccaacttttctgaaatcagGGTTGTAGGTTTCACACATTGTTCTCAATCATCAAAATGAAACAATGATGAGATTCTCTCATAACCCTCATGAACTGCTGTCTTTAAATCAGGTCTGGAATCCAGACGTTTATGTCAAAAAttaatctcatttcattatctctagctggtttatcctgttctacagggttgcaggagcctatcccagctgactacgggcgaaaggcggggtacaccctggacaagtcgccaggtcatcacagggctgacacatagacacagacaaccattcacactcacattcacacctatggtcaatttagagtcaccagttaatgtaacctgcatgtctttggactgtgggggaaaccagagcacctggaggaaacccacgcggacacggggagaacatgcaaactctgcacagaaaggctctcgccggccacagggctcaaacccggaccttcttgctgtgaggcgacagcgctaaccactataccactgtaccACCCACAATTCTGTTGATTTTGCTGTATATTCTTTTGAATTCTTCATTACAGTTCCTTCTTTTCCACCTATAACCCAAGATGCATCCGATCCTTTTCACTCAACTTTATAAGAATAATAGCAGGTAATCAtccttttaaataatttattgtcAATGACCTGAAGGTAACCGCTATGCCACAGTATTTTCCCTATCATAACATGTCTGATTTGAAGCATAAAGAGCTCCTGATGAACTGAATCAGTCATGTCAGAGCAGGGAAACTAAACTCTGAACTGGGTTTTAGtgtagtgtgcaggactgatggaAAATCTATATATTATTTCCTACAAGAAATTGCAATAATTGCTGTTGAGAACTTACTTGGCAGCattcattaatttatttgcaaaacCAGTGCCTTTCGAGTAAAAAGTAAAAAATACCTAATGACTTCATTGTTTAGCACTAGCTTTGTTTTGGTCTCAAAGAGTTTGTTTGAATTTGCCTTGTGACTTTACGCAATATGTCCTATCAAAACACTTACATAAACCTACTGTACTGGCACGTTGTTTTGTATTATCAGGAAGCATCACATAACATTCGTTCGTTcgttcatcttcttccgcttatccggggccgggtcgcggaggcagcagtctgagcatggaagcccaaactttccTTTCCCCAGAcatctcagccagctcctcgggaagaacaccgaggcgttcccaggccagccgagagacataatccctccagcgtgtcctgggtcttccccggagcctcctcccggggggacatgcctggaacacctccccagggaggcgtccaggaggcatccgaaagagatgcccgagccacctcagctgattcctctcgatgtggaggagcagcggctctactccaagctcctcccgagtgactgtgcttctcaccctatctctaagggagtgcccagccaccctgtgaaggaaactcatttcggccgcttgtctctgcgatcttgttctttcggtcattacccaaagctcatgaccatacgtgagagtcggaacgtagatcgacacaTAACATGCCACATGATTATAGGTGTTTCTCAAAGAGCTACaatgttgacatgcaggaactcaGCCCTGtagatgggcaaaaatcccagtgacttgATGTGTtaaagtggcatggtggtgtagtggttagcactgttgcctcacaacaagaaggttctgggttcaagcccactggctgacagaggcctttctgtgtggagtttgcatgttcaagtcaagtttatttctatagcgcttttaacaataaacattgtcgcaaagcagctttacagaatttgaatgactttaaacataagctaattttatccctaatctatccacaatgacgaagcctgtggcgatggtggcaaggaaaaactccctcagacaacatgaggaagaaacctcgacaggaaccagactcaaaagggaacccatcctcatctgggtgacagacaacatgactataacattaagttttaacatgaagtcagtttcgttgatgttatgaactcttcattgatggaaacttgagtgcaaaactgttcatgacaactgcagtcctaaagttagtaagtcaactgtagtcctcagccataaacgcattactgtaagagtccagagtatcttccaagtgtgactttcaactgtccatatggggcctccagcttgcccgcgaccctgcacaggataagtggttatggataatggatggatggatagatatgcTAATCTAATAgagatataccccaagagacttgcaaaaaaaggtggctctacaaagtattgactttggggggttaatacctatgcacactccagatttctgtttttttttttttcatcttaattattgtttgtgtcacaaaaaaaaaaattgcacctttaaagtggtaggcatgttatgtaaatcaaatggtgctaaccccccaaaatccattttaattccagcttgtaatgtgacaaaacaggacaaacaccaagggggatgaatacttttgcaatataCTGTAAATTGCAACTTTTACAACTTTTTTTGATCTTGTCATATTTCTTGCCTGTGGAAGAATGCGAGCACCAAATAAACAGTTCTTTTCACAAAGTCATGTTTATCTCAGAATACATCTTTATTTGTGCATTTGTCATAAATGAATATACATTGAAAACTTTCAAATAGTTATATTACATATATGACATGAGTCATTTCACATCTGTAGGTACATTATTAGTCGGAGTACAGCCACCTCACAGGAAGTGAGAGACCTTCACAGCTTGAAATTGGCTGAACTTTATGAGCAAGTGCTGATGTTTGTTGTCAGATCAGATACACATCTGCTATACAGGTGCACAAGGCTCAAGAGAGACACAGCTGTCTCACGTCgtcaacactgactcacacaggcAAGTTGGAGAGGAGCGAAGTAACACAAACATGGGTGTCTGTCTGTAGGTCAGTCCCACTTGATGTCTGTTTATGACAAAGTTCATCCAACATGGATGatgataatgaaaaagataagggACCGATATATACAAAACCCACCACCCATGCTAGAATTATTTGCCAGCATTGTTAGAATTACTTTTTGGGATAATGTTCTCTTGCCTAGTCAAGGTCTGTCTGTCCATGGGAATCATATTCTTGTCGGAAGTGAGGGAGCCAAGTTTTGCCGATTTATACAAAACTGGACCATTTCTCAGGGGCAATGATTGGGCGATTTCAACATTCTGGGGCCTCAAGGGTTTTTTCTCAACAAAGGACACTTCTTTTGAGTCCATGTCTTCCACAAGGATTTGATAGTTTTGTCCACCATTATTGTCCCACAAAATCATGTTGCCAGATCCAGGACGGAAggacacgcaaaactccacacgatcCTGTTCACTAGGACAGGAAAGGACAGGAATGTTAAAAACAAACAGTTCTGTCTCTGTACTCTCATTCTTCTGTTGGACTGGGGTACACTGGATGTCCTGGTGGCTCCTCCATGAGTCGTACGTGATGCGGACATGCACAGCTTTCTCTGGACTGATGTTGCAGACCCTCACCTTTCCCACTAGCGATCCATAGATCAAGTTGCAGCTCTCCAAATGCACCAGAGATTTGGCCAAACTTTCACGGTATGATGGTGAATCAGCAGAAGGCTGAAGGAAACCCAACCGGAGACGTGGCTTCTTGCTTTGCACAGATGACTCAGTCTTTATCTTGACAGGCAGGGTTAACTCCTCCTCATCAGATACTGGGGGATCTGCTTGGAAGAGCCGCACTGTAGTCAGGGCCAGTCCTTTCTCATCTGCGAATACAACTTGTTTTTTCTTCTTGAATGTCCCATCAGGGTTTATTAGGTCGCTTGCCGGGCACACAGGATTTGGGGGGCATTTCACTGGTTTTTTCTTCTTGAATGTCCCAATAGGGCTTGTAGAGTTTAGGACTTTCACTGGAGTGGCAGGAATCGGGGGAGATCTTGCAGCTTTGGGCCTCAGAGAATCATATATGTGAGGTCTCGGAAGAGAACGATGGTATCTCGGTATGGGCATGTTCAAAAGTTGGTCCAAAAGTTGTTCTGGATTCTGGCTATTCAGGCGCCTTTGCATGGCCAGATCCACTGGCGTGACTCTAATTAGGGAAGAAGAAAATGATATTTGAGTAATCTCATAATGGATGAGTGACTACAATTCTTTGGTTTGAATAAAAGTTAAAATTATTATAGTTGATTGGAAAAGTTTGCATACCCTCAGAACAAAATTAAAGAGTCAATTAATTGAATTTTGCCAACTAAGACATTTAGTTTATGAGGTTTCTCAGATTGTTCAAAAAAGTATAATAATCTTGAGATATCTGTTTTAACTCTCTTAAACTGCCATCTTTAAATAAGGCCTGTAGTCAGTGAGgcttttgtcaaaaaaaaaatctatttcatTCAATACATTCAGGCTTTTCtctttgattttgttgtaaaTTCTTGAAATTGAACTTGAAGATTTGAATTCTTCACTGCACTCAACTTTGTCAATAACCACAAGTAAAATGTCCCTGTAAACAATTTCTCTGACAAGTGCctaaagccacacacacacacacacacacacacacacaaaaaaaatgtttcctgCGGTGGCTGGGAAACAAAATTACAAAATATGAAACACTTTTACATTTTATAGAACAAAATTACATGAGCAAAAATCACTTTTACCAAGGACAAAACAAATTTATGTCTTAGAAAACAAATTGACGGCACGAAACACTTTTACGAGCACCGAAACAAATTTATAAGTGGCAGAACACTTTTACCAGTCCCGAAACAAATTTAAAAACGAAAATCTTCATGAAAGGGGAATGTACCAAATGCCGCAAGTAACCTGGAAGTGATAGAGTGAGCGGTCAATTTGTGTTGTCTCCTATGGAGTTTATGGTGACGGAACGTCGAC
Coding sequences within:
- the LOC132873662 gene encoding protein phosphatase 1 regulatory subunit 3C-like translates to MAVAKVTPVDLAMQRRLNSQNPEQLLDQLLNMPIPRYHRSLPRPHIYDSLRPKAARSPPIPATPVKVLNSTSPIGTFKKKKPVKCPPNPVCPASDLINPDGTFKKKKQVVFADEKGLALTTVRLFQADPPVSDEEELTLPVKIKTESSVQSKKPRLRLGFLQPSADSPSYRESLAKSLVHLESCNLIYGSLVGKVRVCNISPEKAVHVRITYDSWRSHQDIQCTPVQQKNESTETELFVFNIPVLSCPSEQDRVEFCVSFRPGSGNMILWDNNGGQNYQILVEDMDSKEVSFVEKKPLRPQNVEIAQSLPLRNGPVLYKSAKLGSLTSDKNMIPMDRQTLTRQENIIPKSNSNNAGK